The Pseudonocardia broussonetiae DNA segment CCGGCAACGGCGAGGTCGGCATCCTGGCCGCGGGCACCGCGGCGCTGGTGCTGCGCGGCAACACCGTCGCCGGCAGCCCGGACGGCATCGTCGTCCGCGGCGCCGCCGAGGCCCCCGAGCTGATCGGCAACACCGTCGACGCCGAGGGCTTCGGCATCGCGGTCCGCGACGGCGTCACCGGCGCGCGGCTCACCGCCAACACCGTGACGTCGGCGGCGGTCGCCGTGCAGGTCTCCGACGCCGCCGCCACGGTCCGCGACACCGCCGTCGAGGGGGCCGGGCGGTACGGCGTCTCGCTCGTCGGGGCCGTCGACGGCACCGCGGTGGAGGCCAACCGCCTCGCCGGGCGCGGGCCGGCCGCGATCGACGTGCACCGCGTCGGCGTCGGCTCCAACGTCACCCTCACCGGCAACGACGACGCCCGGTGGACCGTCGACCGCGACGACGTCGCCTACTGGGCGTCCTACGTCGCCGATCACCCGCTGGTCCTGCTCTGGCTGCTCATCCTGCTGGTGCCGGTCGCGGCGCAGGTCCGGGCGCGCGTCCGGGCGCGGATCGCGGCCACCGCGCGGCCCCGCAACCCGCTGCTGAGCCCCGCGCCGCTGGTCACCGCCGCGCTCGACCCCGTCGACCGGATCGCGCTGGCCCGCGCCATCGCCGCCGGGCGGACGACCTCGCGCCCGGGGCACCCGCCGGTGCCGCCGCACCGCCCGGTCGCCGACGGCACGCGCGTCACGGTCGTCTCCGGCGACGGGCCGGCGACGTGAGGGTGCGGGCCGCCGTGGCGGTCCTCGCCCTGGCCGTCCTGGCGGCGTGCGGCGCCCCGGCCCCGGGGCCGGTCACCGCCCCGCCGCCGACCACCCCCACCGCCGGGTGCGCGGGCGTCCCGGTCGCCGACGCCGACCAGCTCACCGAGGCCCTCGCCGGGGCCGCGCCGGGCGCGGTGATCGCGCTGGCCCCCGGCACCTACCGCGGCTCGTTCGTCGCGCGCACCCCCGGCACCGCCGACGCGCCGATCACGCTGTGCGGCCCGCCCGACGCGGTGCTCGACGGCGGCCCGGTCGACGCCGGCTACACCCTGCACCTCGACGGCGTCGCCCACTGGCAGGTGCGCGGCTTCACCGTCCGCGGCGGGCAGAAGGGCGTCATGCTCGACGCCTCGCAGCGCGTGCTGCTCGAGGGCCTGCTCGTCCAGGGCACCGGCGACGAGGCCGTGCACCTGCGCCGCGCCAGCAGCGACAACGTCGTGCGCGGGCTGACCATCCGCGACACCGGGCTGCGCCGCGCCGAGTTCGGCGAGGGCGTCTACGTCGGCAGCGCCGAGAGCAACTGGTGCGAGCTGACGGGCTGCGGTCCCGACCGCAGCGACCGCAACACCGTCGAGGGCACCACCGTCTCCCGGACGACGGCGGAGTCGGTGGACGTCAAGGAGGGCACCACCGGCGGGATGGTCCGGGGTAACCGGTTCGACGGTGCCGGGATGACGGCAGCTGATGCCTGGGTGAACGTCAAGGGCAACGCCTGGACGATCACCGGCAACACCGGTATCGACAGTCCTGAACACGGGTTCCGGGTGATCGAGGTCCTCGACGGGTGGGGACTGGACAACGTCTTCACCGGGAACTCCTCCACCGTCAACGCCGACGGCTACGCGATCGACGTGACCCGCAACGACGAGCGCAACCGCGTCTCCTGCGACAACACCGCCGTCGGGGCCGGCCTGGGCCTCACGCGCAACGGCTGCACCTGACCACCGGCTGCACCTGATCACCGGCTCTACCTGACCCCTGAGGGAGCACACGTGTTCGCACGACGGATCGCCGTGATCGGCACCGGGTACGTCGGCCTGACGACGGGCGCGTGCCTCGCGTCCCTGGGCCACCACGTCGTCTGCGCCGACATCGACGAGGCCAAGGTCGCCCGGCTGCGCGCCGGCGAGGTCGACATCCTCGAGCCCGGCCTCCCCGAGCTCGTCGCGGAGGGGATGGCCGCGGGCCGGCTCGCGTTCGTCCTCGGGGCCACCGCCGCCGTCACGCGCGAGGCGGGCGCCGAGATCGTCTTCCTGTGCGTGCCGACGCCGATGGGCGAGGGCGGCGCGGCCGACCTGGCCGCGGTGCAGGCCGTCACCGACGAGGTGGGCGCGCTGCTGGCGCCGGGCTGCGTCGTGGTGAACAAGTCGACGGTGCCGGTCGGCACGGCGGCCACCACGCGGGAGATGCTCGGGCGCACCGACGTCGCCGTCGTCTCCAACCCGGAGTTCCTGCGCGAGGGCAGCGCGGTGCACGACTTCCTCAACCCCGACCGCATCGTCGTCGGCAGCGACTCGCAGGAGGCCGCCGAGCGCGTGGCCGCGCTGTACTCGCGGCTCGGCGCGCCGACCCAGCTCACCGACGCGGCGAGCGCGGAGATGGTCAAGTACGCGGCCAACTGCTTCCTCGCGATGAAGCTGTCCTACGTCAACTCCCTCGCCGACCTGTGCGAGCGCCTGGGCGCCGACGTCCTCGAGGTCACCGAGGGCATGGGCTACGACAGGCGCATCGGGCAGACGTTCCTGTCGCCCGGCCCGGGCTGGGGCGGGTCGTGCTTCCCGAAGGACACCAACGCGCTGCTGCAGATCGCCGACGCGGCGGGCATGGACTTCGAGCTCGTGCGGGCCAGCCTCAACGTCAACGCCGCCACGCGCGCGCTCGTCGTCGACAAGGTGCGGGCGGCCGTCGGCAGCTCGCTCGACGGGGTCCGCATCGGGCTGCTGGGGTTGACGTTCAAGGCCGGCACCGACGACCTGCGCGACTCCCCCGCACTCGCCGTCGCCGCCCTGCTGCGCGCCGAGGGCGCGGTCCTCACCGCCTACGACCCGGCGCACGCGGTGGGCGTCCCCGGCGTCACCGACGACGTGGAGGTCGTCGACGACCCGCTGGCCGCGGCCAAGGGTGCCGCCGCCCTCGTGGTGCTCACCGACTGGCCGCAGTTCCGGACCCTGGACTGGAACGCGCTCGGCGGCGTCGCGGCCGTGTCGATGGTCGTCGACGCCCGCAACCTGCTCGACGCCGACATCCTGCGCCGCGCCGGCTTCACCTGGATCGGGCTCGGCCGGGGCTGACCGTTCACGGACGGTGCCGATCCGCCCCCTGATCGGGGGGTGGACCGGCCGCTGGGTGCCCTCGGCGGCCGCCCCAGATGCACCATGGGTCACATGCGAACCGGATCGGTGTCCCGGACGGCCACGACGTGCGCGGGGGTGGTGGCGGCCGTCGCCGTGCTCACGGTGGCCGCCGCACAGCTCGCGGTGGCCGAGGCCGCCCCGGTGCGGGTGGTGCAGCAGCAGCAGGACGACGGGCCGCCGGGGTCCTCGCAACGGGGGCAGTCGCAGCCTCCCGCGGCGCCCGTCACCCCCGGCACCGAGCTCGCCGACCTCGCCACGGGCAGTCGCGCCGTCGCCGTGGCCGACGACGAGGCCCTGGAGCAGGCGCTGCGGGACGCCGCCCCGGGAGACGTCATCCGGCTCGCGCCGGGCACCTACGAGGCGATCGAGGTCACCACCTCCGGCACGCCCGACGCCCCGATCACCCTGACCGGCCCGCGCGAGGCCGTGATCGCCGCCGACGGCGGGTACGCGGTGCACCTGCAGGAGGCGAGCCACTGGCAGCTCGTCGGGTTCTCGGTCACCGGCGGCGGCAAGGGGATCGTCGTCGACGGCGGCGGCGAGAACGTGCTCGACTCGCTCAGCGTCGGGGAGACCGGCGACGAGGCCGTGCACTTCCGCTCGTCGTCGTCGGGCAACGTCATCCAGCGCTCGCTCGTGCACGACACCGGGCTGGAGCAGCCGCAGTACGGCGAGGGCGTCTACGTCGGCAGCGCGAAGAGCAACTGGCGCAAGTACGGGCTCGACGGCGGCCCGGACCTGTCGATGGACAACCGCGTCCTGGAGAACGTCTTCCAGCGGATCACCGCGGAGAACGTCGACATCAAGGAGGAGACCGGCGGCACCGTCGTCGCCCGCAACGCCTTCGACGGCTCGGCGATCAGCGGCGAGAACTACGCCGACTCGGTGGTGGACGTGAAGGGGTTCGACGCGCTGGTCGTCGACAACACCACGACCGGGCAGAGCGACGCGCTGGGCAACATCATCGAGACCCACGTCATCACCGAGCCCGAGACCTCGGGCTGCGGCAACGTCATCGAGGGCAACCGCGTCGAGGGGTTCGAGCCCACCGGTGAGCTGGTGGCCGTGGACCGCAAGTGCGAGTAGCCGGGGCTAGCGGGCCCGGAACACGACCGTGCGCAGCATGACGAAGTTGACGACCGTCGCCACGCCCTGCGCCAGCACCCACGCCACGCTGGTGCGCAGCGGCATCGCCGGCAGGAGCGCCAGGGCCAGGGTGTTGACGCCGACGTTCAGCGCGAACGTCGTGCCGTAGAGCAGCACGAACCCGGCGAACCGGCCCTTCCCGCCGCCGGCCTGCGTGAACGTGAAGCGGCGGTTGAGCAGGTAGGCCGTGGTGGTGCCCAGGACGAACGAGACGCCCTTCGCCACCGGCGCGACGACGCCGAGCTGCAGCAGCAGGTGGTAGACGCCGAAGTCGACCAGCGCCGAGACGACGCCGACGCCCACGAACCGGGCCAGCTGCCCGCGCAGGCCCATGGGGGCGTCGGTCGTCGTCACGCCGGGAAGGGTAGCGGGAGCCTCAGGCCCCGCCGATGAACCCCTGCTCGGTGAGCCAGGTGCGGGCCACCTCGCGCGGGGCGAGGCCGTCGGCCGAGACCTGCTTGTTGAGCTCGGCCATGGTCGCGTTGTCCAGCGCGGCCGTGATCGGCTCGAAGACCTGCGCGATGGCCGGGTTGCGGTCGTAGGCCTCGCCGCGCACGGTCACCGACGCGTTGTAGTTCGGGTGGTACTTCTTGTCGTCCTCCAGCACCCGCAGGCCCAGCTCCGGGATGCGGCCGTCGGTGGTGAACACGAGCCCGAACAGGCAGTCGCCGTCGGCGGTGGCCTGGTAGATCGCGCCGGTCTGCAGGATCTGCGGCTGCACCTGGAAGCCGTAGGTCGACTGCAGCCCCGCCATGCCGTCGTCGCGGCTGGAGTACTCGGTCTCGATGCAGGTGGTGCCCGGCTGGCCGGAGCTGATGTAGGCGCCCATGTCCGAGAGCGTGGTGAGGTTCAGCTCGGCGGCCTTCTCCTCCTTCACCGCGAAGGCGTAGGTGTTGTTGAAGGGCGTGCGGCCGATCCAGTGGATGTCGTTCTCGGCGAGGTCGCGGTCGCGGACGGCGACGTACTGCTCCTGCTCGTCGGCGATCGGCGTGGTCTCACCGAGGAAGGTGATCCAGCCGGTGCCGTTGTAGTCCCAGTACAGGTCGATGTCGCCGGCGAGCAGTGCGTCGCGGGCGGCCTGCGTGCCGCCGGTGTTGCAGCGGTCGGTGACGGTGGCCTGCACCGACTCCAGCGCGGCCACGGCCACCTGGCAGAGGATCAGCTGCTCGTCGAAGTCCTTGCCGCCCACGGCGTAGGTCTGGCCCTCCAGCGACACGCCCTCCGACAGACCGCCGCCCGCCGCCGCCGGCCCGGAGGCCTCCAGACCGCCGCAGCCCGCCAGCGCGACCGCCGCGAGGGCCGTCACCGCCGCTGTCGCCGCTCGTCCGCGTCCCGTCCTCGTCCAGCTCACGTGGGTCCTCCTCGATCGGTGGGTGCCGCCCGCAGCGGGCGGCGGTGGGTGGTCAGGAGCCGCGGCGCGCCACGGCGTACTCGGCCAGGCTCGCGAGCCAGTCGACGAGCAGCGCGAGCGCGGCCACGAGCGCGGCGGCGAGCAGGGTGCCGTTGGGGCGGGCGAGGCGCAGCATGCCGTCGATGATGTTGCCGAGCCCGCCCGCGCCGATGAACGTGGCGAGCGTGGCCGTGCCGACGTTGAGCACCAGCGCCACCCGGACCCCGGCGAGCATCACGGGGACGGCCAGCGGCAGCTCGATCCGCTGCAGCGTCTGGCGCGCGGACATGCCGATCCCGCGCGACGCCTCGATCAGGGCCGGGTCGACCTGCCCCAGCCCGACGACGGTGTTGGTGAGCACGGGCAGGAAGGAGGCGATCACCAGCGCGACGATCGCCGTCGGCTGCCCGAAGCCGAGCGGGGTGAACGCCAGCAGGATGATCAGCCCGAACGGCGGCAGCGCCTGCATGAACCCGCCGAACGCGAGCAGCCCGGGGCGCACCCGGCGCAGCGCCGGGCGGCTGACGAGGATCCCGAGCGGGATGGCCAGGACGATCACCAGCACGGTGGAGACGGCCATGAGGAACAGGTGCTCGCCGAGGCGGTCGAGCACGACCTGCGGCGCGAGCGCCCGCTGCTCCACGGTGTCGAGCGTCTGCGTCGAGAGGTAGGCGAGGACGACGGCCAGCCCGACCACGACGATCACCGGGACCGCGACGAGGCGGCGGTCGAACCGGCCGCGCGACGCCCGCGGGGTGACCGCGACGCCGCCGGGCGCGAGCGCCGTCACAGGCCGCGGCCCTTCGTGCGCATCTCGCCGACGAGGGCGTCCCAGCGCAGGACGCCCTGCGCGCGGCCGGCCGCGTCGACCACGGCGACGAGCGGCGCGGGGGCGTCGAGCATGACGTCGACGGCGTCGTAGACCGTGCCGGTGACCGGCACCGTGACCAGCGGCGGCAGCGCCGCTGTGCCGGGCAGCGCGACCCACTTCGCGGGCCGCCCCTCGGCGTCGGCCGCGTAGACCGGCACGTCGCCGTCCTGCGCCTCGCCCTCGGCGACGCACGGTTCGAGCTCCAGGCGGCCCAGCTCCAGCAGCGACAGCCGGCGCACCGCGGCGCCGCTGCCCACGAACTCGGCGACGAACTCGTTGGCCGGGTTGGTCAGGACCTGCTCGGGTGTGTCGTACTGCTCCAGCACGCCGCCGGGCCCGAAGACCGCGATCCGGTCGCCCAGCTTCACGGCCTCGGTGAGGTCGTGGGTGACGAAGCAGATGGTCTTGGCGATCTGGCGCTGGAGCTCGAGGAACTCGTCCTGCAGGCGGTCGCGCGTGATCGGGTCGATGGCGCCGAACGGCTCGTCCATCAGCATGACGGCGGGGTCGGCGGCCAGCCCGCGCGCCACCCCGACGCGCTGCTGCTGCCCGCCCGAGAGCTGGCGGGGGTAGCGGTCGCGGAACTCGCGCGGCTCCATGCCCACGAGGTGCAGCAGCTCGTCGACGCGGGCGGTGACCCGCTTGCGGTCCCAGCCCAGGATCTTCGGGACGACCGCGATGTTCTCGCCGATCGTGAAGTGCGGGAACAGCCCGACCTGCTGGATGACGTAGCCGATGCGGCGGCGCAGGCTGTCGGCGTCGACGTCGGTGACGTCCTCGCCGGCCAGCAGGATGCGCCCGCTGGTCGGCTCGATCAGCCGGTTCATCATCTTCAGCGTGGTGGTCTTGCCGCAGCCCGAGGGCCCGATGAACATCGCGATCGCGCCGTCGGGGACCTCCAGGGTGAGGTCGCGGACCGCCGGCGTCGCCTGCTTGGGATAGGTCTTGCTGACGTGCTCCAGCGCGATCATCGCTCCGGACGTCCTCGCTGCGGACGTCGTCACTGCGGACTCAGCCACGGATCCCCCTCGGGGTCGTCAGGCGCGCGATGACCGCGAACGCGATCTCGTAGACCGCCGCCACCAGCAGGCAGCCGAACGTCCCGGCGAGCACCTGGTTGAACGAGTTGACGGCACCGAGCCGCGCCAGGCCGGCGAACAGCAGCTGCCCCAGGCCGGGACCGCTGACGATGGCCGCGACGACCGCGATGCCGATCAGGATGAGCATCGCGACCCGGATGCCGGACAGCACGACCGGCCAGGCCAGCGGGAACTGGATGCGCACCATCCGCCGGGCCGGGCCCATGCCCATCCCCCGCGCGGCCTCCAGCACGGCCGTGTCGACCGAGCCCAGGCCGGCGACGACGTTGCGCAGCACCGGGTAGATCCCGTAGATCGTCAGCGCGACGATCGCGGGGGTGGCGCCCAGCCCGAGCAGCGGCTGCAGCACGCCGAACAGCGCGAGCGACGGGATCGTGAGCGCCACCGACGACAGCAGCAGGGCACCCTCGCGGCTGCCGGCGCGGAACCGCGACCGCCACGACGACGGCGTCAGGCCGGTGGTGTGCAGGACCACCCCCAGGGCCACCGCGATCAGCGCGGCCAGGCCCACGGCGTAGGCGACGAGCAGGAAGTGCTGCTGCACCCGGAAGAGGAGCTCGGTCGAGTTCCTCGTCACGTACTCGTCGAAACCCACACGCACCCCCCGGCGTCGAAGATCGGACCCTAACCCGATCAGGGGGGCGGCTCAGGGCGTCGCGACCGATCCGTGATGTGCGCTCAGAACTTCAGGCCGCCCACCTGGTAGCGCCTGCGGACGGTCACCGACCCCATCCCGGTGCGCCCGTGCACCACGAAGTGCACCGCCCCGGGACGCGGCCGCGACGGCACGCGGCTCTTCACGGTGCCCATGCCGGACACC contains these protein-coding regions:
- a CDS encoding right-handed parallel beta-helix repeat-containing protein, producing MAVLALAVLAACGAPAPGPVTAPPPTTPTAGCAGVPVADADQLTEALAGAAPGAVIALAPGTYRGSFVARTPGTADAPITLCGPPDAVLDGGPVDAGYTLHLDGVAHWQVRGFTVRGGQKGVMLDASQRVLLEGLLVQGTGDEAVHLRRASSDNVVRGLTIRDTGLRRAEFGEGVYVGSAESNWCELTGCGPDRSDRNTVEGTTVSRTTAESVDVKEGTTGGMVRGNRFDGAGMTAADAWVNVKGNAWTITGNTGIDSPEHGFRVIEVLDGWGLDNVFTGNSSTVNADGYAIDVTRNDERNRVSCDNTAVGAGLGLTRNGCT
- a CDS encoding UDP-glucose dehydrogenase family protein — encoded protein: MFARRIAVIGTGYVGLTTGACLASLGHHVVCADIDEAKVARLRAGEVDILEPGLPELVAEGMAAGRLAFVLGATAAVTREAGAEIVFLCVPTPMGEGGAADLAAVQAVTDEVGALLAPGCVVVNKSTVPVGTAATTREMLGRTDVAVVSNPEFLREGSAVHDFLNPDRIVVGSDSQEAAERVAALYSRLGAPTQLTDAASAEMVKYAANCFLAMKLSYVNSLADLCERLGADVLEVTEGMGYDRRIGQTFLSPGPGWGGSCFPKDTNALLQIADAAGMDFELVRASLNVNAATRALVVDKVRAAVGSSLDGVRIGLLGLTFKAGTDDLRDSPALAVAALLRAEGAVLTAYDPAHAVGVPGVTDDVEVVDDPLAAAKGAAALVVLTDWPQFRTLDWNALGGVAAVSMVVDARNLLDADILRRAGFTWIGLGRG
- a CDS encoding right-handed parallel beta-helix repeat-containing protein, with the protein product MRTGSVSRTATTCAGVVAAVAVLTVAAAQLAVAEAAPVRVVQQQQDDGPPGSSQRGQSQPPAAPVTPGTELADLATGSRAVAVADDEALEQALRDAAPGDVIRLAPGTYEAIEVTTSGTPDAPITLTGPREAVIAADGGYAVHLQEASHWQLVGFSVTGGGKGIVVDGGGENVLDSLSVGETGDEAVHFRSSSSGNVIQRSLVHDTGLEQPQYGEGVYVGSAKSNWRKYGLDGGPDLSMDNRVLENVFQRITAENVDIKEETGGTVVARNAFDGSAISGENYADSVVDVKGFDALVVDNTTTGQSDALGNIIETHVITEPETSGCGNVIEGNRVEGFEPTGELVAVDRKCE
- a CDS encoding GtrA family protein; amino-acid sequence: MGLRGQLARFVGVGVVSALVDFGVYHLLLQLGVVAPVAKGVSFVLGTTTAYLLNRRFTFTQAGGGKGRFAGFVLLYGTTFALNVGVNTLALALLPAMPLRTSVAWVLAQGVATVVNFVMLRTVVFRAR
- a CDS encoding glycine betaine ABC transporter substrate-binding protein; protein product: MSWTRTGRGRAATAAVTALAAVALAGCGGLEASGPAAAGGGLSEGVSLEGQTYAVGGKDFDEQLILCQVAVAALESVQATVTDRCNTGGTQAARDALLAGDIDLYWDYNGTGWITFLGETTPIADEQEQYVAVRDRDLAENDIHWIGRTPFNNTYAFAVKEEKAAELNLTTLSDMGAYISSGQPGTTCIETEYSSRDDGMAGLQSTYGFQVQPQILQTGAIYQATADGDCLFGLVFTTDGRIPELGLRVLEDDKKYHPNYNASVTVRGEAYDRNPAIAQVFEPITAALDNATMAELNKQVSADGLAPREVARTWLTEQGFIGGA
- a CDS encoding ABC transporter permease: MTALAPGGVAVTPRASRGRFDRRLVAVPVIVVVGLAVVLAYLSTQTLDTVEQRALAPQVVLDRLGEHLFLMAVSTVLVIVLAIPLGILVSRPALRRVRPGLLAFGGFMQALPPFGLIILLAFTPLGFGQPTAIVALVIASFLPVLTNTVVGLGQVDPALIEASRGIGMSARQTLQRIELPLAVPVMLAGVRVALVLNVGTATLATFIGAGGLGNIIDGMLRLARPNGTLLAAALVAALALLVDWLASLAEYAVARRGS
- a CDS encoding ABC transporter ATP-binding protein produces the protein MIALEHVSKTYPKQATPAVRDLTLEVPDGAIAMFIGPSGCGKTTTLKMMNRLIEPTSGRILLAGEDVTDVDADSLRRRIGYVIQQVGLFPHFTIGENIAVVPKILGWDRKRVTARVDELLHLVGMEPREFRDRYPRQLSGGQQQRVGVARGLAADPAVMLMDEPFGAIDPITRDRLQDEFLELQRQIAKTICFVTHDLTEAVKLGDRIAVFGPGGVLEQYDTPEQVLTNPANEFVAEFVGSGAAVRRLSLLELGRLELEPCVAEGEAQDGDVPVYAADAEGRPAKWVALPGTAALPPLVTVPVTGTVYDAVDVMLDAPAPLVAVVDAAGRAQGVLRWDALVGEMRTKGRGL
- a CDS encoding ABC transporter permease, which encodes MTRNSTELLFRVQQHFLLVAYAVGLAALIAVALGVVLHTTGLTPSSWRSRFRAGSREGALLLSSVALTIPSLALFGVLQPLLGLGATPAIVALTIYGIYPVLRNVVAGLGSVDTAVLEAARGMGMGPARRMVRIQFPLAWPVVLSGIRVAMLILIGIAVVAAIVSGPGLGQLLFAGLARLGAVNSFNQVLAGTFGCLLVAAVYEIAFAVIARLTTPRGIRG